Genomic DNA from Shouchella patagoniensis:
GTTCACGCCCCCTTTTTGTATGTAGTTTTTTCCATTTCTTAACACGTTCATTTTTAAGCGATTCAATCCGCTTCATTCTTATAAAAACTCCTTTTTAACGCTTGTACTTTTTATATGATGTTTTTCACTTATATTCTTGACAAGTCGCGGCATACTATGATGGATTCATTATACCAAGGAGGTAGAAAAATGGGATTTAATTTACGTGGAGCCATTATGTCTAATATCCAAGGTTCAAGCCAAGAAGAAGTAGAAGCGACCATAGTTGATGCACTTGACAATGGAGAAGAAAAAATGCTTCCTGGACTAGGTGTCCTTTTGGAAGTTTATTGGCAAAATGCAAATGAATCAGAGAAAGAACAACTTTGTGCTGAAATAAGCAAAGGTTTGAACTGACTCATAATAAAAGCGAGCAGATTGCCTGCTCGCTTTTATTATAACTTATACCGAATTATGTTCGCTAGCGAATTTCCTTCATATAACTCACAAAGCATCTGCTCAACCATTGAACTATCAAGTTTACCTGCAGGATTTCCACAACGTCTGCCTATTCTCGGCTGCACTTTTACCATTTCCTCTAATGGAACATACGCGTTGCCCTCTGAAAGATAATATTGACCGTTTTCAAAATAAACGAAATAAGAACCTTCAACCACTTTCTCATCAATAATTGGCTTTTGTTGATCAATCACTTGCCAGTCACCTTCCATAAATCCAGTTCTGGTTACACAAACTAAAAAAGCTGGTTCCTTCTCAAAAAAGTGCTTCCTTACTTGTTTCGAGGACAATTGTTCTTTTGAAAAAAGATGGTAGAACTGCATATAAATGTGTGCTTGTCTATCTTCGCCTGCATTCCCTTTCACAACAACGGCATATGAGTACTTCTCAATCTCTGGCAAATAAATCTCGATAATTGCACCTGGCTTAATATCACTTAAAGAATCAAGGGGCATGGTATATACCGATACACTAGCAGCAACATGGTTTTTAAGTTCATCAAAATGCAATTCACCTTCTAAATCCAATGCTACTCTTAAAACATTACATAAATCAGATATTGTGGGTGGTTTTCCATTGTCTTTCCGGTAGCTTTCTGCGAAATATTCTAGAAATTGAACAGATACATCAAGCGCTTCTTCATTCAAGAAACCATCATGTTCTTTATCGTTCATCAATCTATCCCCTTTCAACCTGCTTGTATACTATTATCAACCAGCTGCCCATACAATAGAGCAAAACGGTTGTTAGGAGCATTTGATGAATACATTATTTCGCTGGGTGTTTACCATTATTGCTTTCTTGCTTTTGAGTTATGGACTTTATTTCATGTATATCCACCCAATCGAGCAATATGGGTTTAGAGGATTTCGCTTCTTTTTGATTCTACTACATGTGAGCATTTTTTTATATGGAATTGACCTTATACGCAACCATGCCGTGTAACCAAGCATACTTTATTCGTACGCTTCTTTGTTCTAGAGTATGCCAAAATACGCGGCTCGCCACTTGCTATTTCGGGCAAACCGCATTTATTGACTTCATTATAACCAAACAATGTTCAACATGACAATAAGTATAATTGTACTTGCAGCAATTAAAGTCCAAGGCGCGAACTTCCATTTACCGGGCTCACCTTTCCCTATCGAAGCTAAGCTAAAGCCTACGCTTACAAATAACACCAACAATGCAATTGAACCTATCGCATTTGTTACCCGAGATGGAAGAGAGATTGCATAGCCTGTAAATAAAAACACTGCAAAAACAGTTAAGAATACTGCTGAAACAAGTGTAAGTACAAAAGACCATTTGCCGTACACATTCATTGTCTATCTCCTTGCTTACGTTAACTAAATGTCAACTCTTTTACTTTGTCTGAATCAAGCTGTTTAATGATTTCTACAAGAAGCTTTACCGTATTTTCATAATCATCGCGATGCAAAATGCCTGCATGTGTATGGATATAGCGTGTCGCAATTGTAATTGAAAGTGCAGGAACGCCGTCTGCTGTCAAATGAATCGCACCAGAATCTGTTCCGCCACCTGCAATCGAATCAAATTGATATGGAATCTCATTTGACTCTGCAGTTTGTACGACAAAATCACGAAGATCTTTATGCGCAATCATTGACGCATCATATAAAATGATCTGTGGACCAGCACCCAGCGTTCCTTCACCTTTTGTTCCAGGAGTATCTGCACCAATACCAACGTCGACACCAAAACCAATATCTGGTTTGATCGCGTGTGCACTGGTCTTTGCTCCCCGCAGACCTACTTCTTCTTGTACAGTACCAACACCATAAACGATATTCGGATGATCTTCACCTTGTAAATTCTTTAGTACGTCAATAGCAATTGCACACCCAATTCGGTTATCCCATGCTTTTGCCATTAATAATTTTTCATTTTTCATTACGGTAAATTCACAAACTGGGACAATTGCATCCCCTGGCATAATACCAAATTCTTGCGCTTCCTCTTTAGAAGACGCTCCTACATCAATAAACATATCTTTTATTTCTACAGGTTTTTTCCTCGCTTCTGGAGAAAGTACATGAGGTGGCTTAGACCCAATAACTCCGTCAATATATCCACTCTTCGTCATCACTGTCACACGTTGCGCAAGCATGACTTGGCCCCACCAACCTCCAATTGTTTGAAACCTTAAAAATCCTTTTTCATCAATTGTTGTGACCATAAAGCCAATTTCATCTAAATGACCAGCTACCATGATTTTCGGACCGTTCGCCAGGCCTGTTTTCTTTGCAATTAAACTGCCTAAATGATCGGTTTCAACCGAATCAGCATAAGGACTTATATAAGAATGCATAACTTCACGAGCTTCTTTTTCGAAACCAGAGATTCCGTTTGCATTAGTTAATGCTTTTAACATCTGTAACTGTTCATCCATTTAGGTCACTCCTTCACTTTCATTATTTCCTAGTATAACGAAAATCACTCATTGCAACAAACGTTTACTGGACAAATTAATAGGGAACTTTTATAACTATTAATGAAACCTTTGCTATTTTTACTTCGTATAATCTAAATAACTATTTTTAAAGAAAGGAGTCCTTGCGATGCTCGTGCTTATGTTCAGACTGCTCATTATTGCTGCTTTCATCATCATTGTGTACAGTCTAATTAAATATACACTTCATCCTGAAAGAAAAATCCATAACGCACAAAAGAATGGTCAATTCTTTTTCTGGGATGATGAAAAAAATGTTCGGAAAAATTTCCAACTCACTTATAAAGGCACTATGTTTGAAGGAGAAAAATATCTAGAAGCAACCTCTGACTCCTTTGAAGTCGTCCGAATTTACATTAAAGCGGACAAAGATAATCTGCGCGGATTAAAATATGAAGACTTTCATTTTATTGAAGAAGAAGTACACCTTCGTTATCCTGACGCATCAATTCAGTGGAATTCCCCGATTAAAGATTTTCTAAAACAAACAAAACAACCTACTAAACATTAATAGTTAAACAAGGCTTATACGAAAAACCATCGCCCATAAGGGGCGACGGTTTTTTACTTTGCTTCTTTATAACCTGTATTAGCCCTTACTTTTACTTCTGCATATTTGGCGTCGTCACGCTTGCTTGATAAAAGCGTACCAATCACCCCTCCTAAAAAGCCAATTGGCACAGAAATAATGGCTGGGTTCGTTAAATCAATTATCGGATCTCCTGTAATAAAAGCACTCCCATCTGGTTTAATTACGTTTGGACTAATAGCAACTAAAATCAATGCCGATAACAATCCAGATAACATGGCACTGATCGCTCCTGCCGTGTTGAATCGTTTCCAATAAATTGTGTAAACAATTACTGGTAAGTTTGCACTTGCTGCGACACAGAAAGCTAAGGCAACAAGGAAAGCGACATTCATATTTTGCGCAAATAATGCAAGGACAATTGAGAGCGCTGCAACAGAAACAGAAGCGAGTCTAGCAGCCACTACTTGTTGTTTTTCTGTCGCCTTCCCTTTTTTAATAATTTGACCATACACATCATGAGCAAAAGCTGAAGCTCCTGATAACACTAGACCTGCAACAACTGCTAAAATCGTTGCGAATGCTACAGCAGCAACAAAGGACATAAACAACTCTCCACCAAGACGTTCAGCCAAGAGTGGAGCTGCCATGTTTCCAGCCGGGTTCGCAGCAATAATATCTGCTGAACCTACAAATGCCGCAGCACCAAAACCAAGAAAAATTGTTAAGATGTAAAAAATACCTACAATCCACGTTGCCGTAACTACCGAACTCCTTGCCGTTTTTGCATCACGAACAGTAAAGAAACGCATCAGAATATGTGGCAACCCCGCTGTTCCAAGCACAAGTGCAAGCATTAGAGAAATCGAATCAAGCGGCGCTCTGCCTTGACCACCAGGATTTAAAAAGCCTGGCTCCTGTGACGCTCCGACTGATGCGAACATTTCGACAATATTAAATTTGAATTGCCATAAAACCATAATCGATATAACAACAGTTGCAATCATTAACAATGCGGCTTTTATGATTTGTACCCAACTTGTTGCAGTCATTCCTCCAAACAACACATATGTTGTCATCATAACTCCAACTAAAAGAACAGCATAAGTATAAGGGATATTGAATAATAGCTGAATCAATGCACCCGCACCTACTAATTGTGCGATCATATAAAAAATAACGATGGTTATCGTACTTCCAGCAGCGACACCTCGTACCTTTTTCGCGTCAAAACGAGAATGAATCATATCCGCCAAAGTATATTTTCCAAGGTTTCGAAGAGGCTCGGCTACCACAAACATGACAACTAGATACGCCACTAGATAGCCAATGCTATAAAAGAAACCATCAAATCCAAACAATGCAATTGCACCCGCTATACCAAGGAATGAGGCCGCCGATAAGTAATCTCCGGCAATTGCCAATCCATTCTGCCAACCGGTTAATCCTCCACCTGCTGTATAAAATTCACTTGCGGTTTTTGTTCGTTTGGCTGCAAAATAAGTTATGACTAGAGTTAATGCGACAATCGCTAAGAATAATGTAATAACCGCAGCATTCATAGTCCTGTACCTTCTTTCTCTTGTTGTTTACTATTCTCTTGAATTACTTCATTTGCTAACTGATCAAAATGAGCGGCTTTTTTTACATAAATAATACACAAAGTCCAAGTCATTATAAATTGAGCGACCGCCAAAACCCATGCCCACGTTATTTCGCCTAAAACTTTCCCTTCTAGTACGGTTGTGTATACAGCTAACACAGGTAATGAAAAATAAAAAAGCATAAAAAAGATGATAGATGGTACAAAAAAGGCTTTCTTTTCTTTCATTAGCTGCCTAAATGACCTGCTTTTTTCGATCCTTTCAAAATGACTTTCATGTTTCGTTTGTTTTCTTTTCATGGCAGCCTCCTCTTAATTTGCTTAACTAAGTGCATCATTTGTAAGCAAATTTCATAGATAACCCTTAGCTATGAGCTGTGCAGGGATTAAAATCAATTTTATGTAAACGCTACCATGTTGTCAATTAATAAATTTCTAAAAACTATCTAACTTCACAATAAATGCATAAATATTATTTTTCTAAGAAAATAATAAAACCTTCGCTCTTTAGTAAGCAAAGGTAATTAAAGAAATTTCCCATTTGATTGAAACGATCCGTCCTGGTGCTTCGTTCGCATTAAAAAAATTAATACAAGTAAAAAAATGACCATTATGAGGACTCCAGACAAAGGCAGCTGATGAATAAGTCCACCAAATGCTGTATAAATAATCGCAGGAGAACTATTAATAATTGCTGACTTTCTCACATATTGCTTATAGTTTTCTGTTTCCTCCATGACATAAAAAGATAAAGCATGAAAGTGCATAAAAGGCATGATACGGAAAATAAGAAGTTGCCATACATTGATTCGTTCACGTCCATTAAACATTTTATCTTTTACTCGAGCTAGCTTTATATGAAATTTAGGCAACATCCCAATTAACCAATAAAAACTAATACTAACGCCCATTAATCCTAAATAGGAGTAAACAGCTCCGTAAAAAGGACCAAATACGTACCCGCCTGCAACGCATACTAGCATAACTGGCAGAAACAAAAAAGGCCGTAATACATGCAAAAAAACGAATAATACAGGAGCATACCAGCCAGCTAATTCGATAACTTCAAGCGATCGATTTAATAGATCCTCCATTACAACAGCCTCCTTTGTTTATACATATGCTAAAGTGCATCATAGATGAACAACCCTAGAGCAGCCTGAATAAAAATTAGGATGGGCACACCTATTGAAAATGAACGTTTTAACGTCTTATGTCGATATGTGTACATGCCTATATATACTCCCAAACTGCCTCCAATCAATCCTATGATCCATAAGTTCCGTTCAGAAATTCGGCGAGCTCGCGTTTTGGCACGGGTTTTATCCACACCCATTACAATAAAACCAACTATCGTGATGATACCAAAATAAATCGACATTTGCCTACCCCATTTTCGCAAGAAAAAAGTGCAGCCAAATGACCGCACCTTTTTTTGACATTAATTATTTAAGCTTGATTTTGCTTGTTCAGCTAGTTGAGCAAATGCTTTTTCGTCATTTACCGCAAGATCAGCAAGCATTTTACGGTTTACATTAATTTCAGCAAGTTTTAAACCATGCATTAAACGGCTATAAGAAAGTCCGTTGATGCGCGCAGCTGCATTAATACGTGTAATCCAAAGTTTACGGAAATCACGTTTTTTCTGACGACGATCACGGTATGCATATTGCAAGGATTTCATAACCTGACCTTGCGCTGATTTAAATAGCGTATGCTTTGAACCGTAATACCCTTTTGCTAGTTTTAAAACCTTTTTACGACGACGACGAGCGACATAACCGCCTTTTACTCTTGGCATCGCAAATCCCTCCTTCTATCTGTCCGAACAGTTTATTTTTTCTTGTATGTCAGCATTTGACCAATGCGTTTGAAGTCTCCGGAATGAACAATAGCCGATTTACGAAGCTTACGCTTTTGTTTTTGCGACTTATTGCGGAACATGTGGCTTGTGAAAGCGTGCGAACGCTTTAACTTACCAGATCCTGTTTTCTTAAAACGCTTTGCAGCGCCGCGGTGAGTTTTCATTTTAGGCATAACGACGTCCTCCTTTAACTAGTTCCTGCACTTATTTCTCGGCTTTAGGTGCCATAACGAGAAACATGCTGCGACCTTCCATTTTCGGGCGAGCCTCAATGGTAGCAATGTCCTCGCATTCTTTCGCGAGACGTTCAAGTACTTCACGCCCAATTTGGGAGTGCGTAATCGCACGACCACGGAAACGAATCGATGCTTTAACCTTATCGCCTTTTTCAAGAAATTTACGAGCGTTGCGTAACTTCGTGTTAAAGTCATTATCTTCAATCGTTGGACTCAAGCGAACTTCTTTGATTGTAATGACTTTCTGATTTTTACGCGCTTCTTTTTCTTTTTTCTGCTGCTCATAGCGGTATTTTCCGTAATCCATGATGCGGCAGACAGGCGGTTTTGCATTTGGCGCCACGCAAACAAGGTCAAGATTTACTTTTTGTGCCATTTCCAGTGCTTCATGCTTTGACTTCACGCCAATTTGATCGCCATTGGCGCCAACCAGACGTACTTCCCGAGCTCGAATCCCTTCATTGACCAACATGTCCTTGCTAATAATGAGCCACCTCCAGTGGATTTTGTGATGCAGCTAAAGCAATTATCAAACGTCTAAACGTAAAAAAATGCGGACGCATTGCACCCACATTTAATCAGTATGTTTATAACTGACGATTTCTAACCTGGCAACCAACGTCGAACAGGTGAGAAGCGGGTGCTTCTTCTTGCTTTATTTGACTAACACAAAGAGTATCTTACCATGTACATCTACTTCTGTCAATGCATAATGTCGTTACTCATATCTTAGTGAATCAACAGGATCAAGTCTCGCCGCTTTGTTTGCGGGGAGCAAACCAAAAACTATACCAACAACAAGCGAAAATGCTGTCGCAATGGCAATAACAAAAGGCGATAGGCTTACTTCCAGGTCGAAACCTGAACCAACCAAATAAACAAAGCTAGCACCAAGTAATATTCCCATCATTCCTCCAAGTGCTGTTAATACAACAGACTCGATTAGAAATTGGAATAAGATCTGTCCTCTAGTAGCTCCCATTGATTTACGTATACCAATTTCCCTTGTTCGCTCTGTTACTGAAACGAGCATGATATTCATGACACCAATTCCACCAACTAAAAGAGAAATGCCTGCAATTCCACCAATTATAAGCGTTAATGTTTGAGTAATGGTTGTATTTGCTTCAATATATTGACTTTTATCTTCGCCTTGATAGGCATCAATTGTCTCATGATTAGCATTTAATAAGTTAAT
This window encodes:
- the sspI gene encoding small acid-soluble spore protein SspI — its product is MGFNLRGAIMSNIQGSSQEEVEATIVDALDNGEEKMLPGLGVLLEVYWQNANESEKEQLCAEISKGLN
- a CDS encoding M42 family metallopeptidase, whose protein sequence is MDEQLQMLKALTNANGISGFEKEAREVMHSYISPYADSVETDHLGSLIAKKTGLANGPKIMVAGHLDEIGFMVTTIDEKGFLRFQTIGGWWGQVMLAQRVTVMTKSGYIDGVIGSKPPHVLSPEARKKPVEIKDMFIDVGASSKEEAQEFGIMPGDAIVPVCEFTVMKNEKLLMAKAWDNRIGCAIAIDVLKNLQGEDHPNIVYGVGTVQEEVGLRGAKTSAHAIKPDIGFGVDVGIGADTPGTKGEGTLGAGPQIILYDASMIAHKDLRDFVVQTAESNEIPYQFDSIAGGGTDSGAIHLTADGVPALSITIATRYIHTHAGILHRDDYENTVKLLVEIIKQLDSDKVKELTFS
- a CDS encoding sigma-w pathway protein ysdB, giving the protein MLVLMFRLLIIAAFIIIVYSLIKYTLHPERKIHNAQKNGQFFFWDDEKNVRKNFQLTYKGTMFEGEKYLEATSDSFEVVRIYIKADKDNLRGLKYEDFHFIEEEVHLRYPDASIQWNSPIKDFLKQTKQPTKH
- a CDS encoding solute symporter family protein — translated: MNAAVITLFLAIVALTLVITYFAAKRTKTASEFYTAGGGLTGWQNGLAIAGDYLSAASFLGIAGAIALFGFDGFFYSIGYLVAYLVVMFVVAEPLRNLGKYTLADMIHSRFDAKKVRGVAAGSTITIVIFYMIAQLVGAGALIQLLFNIPYTYAVLLVGVMMTTYVLFGGMTATSWVQIIKAALLMIATVVISIMVLWQFKFNIVEMFASVGASQEPGFLNPGGQGRAPLDSISLMLALVLGTAGLPHILMRFFTVRDAKTARSSVVTATWIVGIFYILTIFLGFGAAAFVGSADIIAANPAGNMAAPLLAERLGGELFMSFVAAVAFATILAVVAGLVLSGASAFAHDVYGQIIKKGKATEKQQVVAARLASVSVAALSIVLALFAQNMNVAFLVALAFCVAASANLPVIVYTIYWKRFNTAGAISAMLSGLLSALILVAISPNVIKPDGSAFITGDPIIDLTNPAIISVPIGFLGGVIGTLLSSKRDDAKYAEVKVRANTGYKEAK
- a CDS encoding DUF485 domain-containing protein, which encodes MKRKQTKHESHFERIEKSRSFRQLMKEKKAFFVPSIIFFMLFYFSLPVLAVYTTVLEGKVLGEITWAWVLAVAQFIMTWTLCIIYVKKAAHFDQLANEVIQENSKQQEKEGTGL
- a CDS encoding TVP38/TMEM64 family protein; this encodes MEDLLNRSLEVIELAGWYAPVLFVFLHVLRPFLFLPVMLVCVAGGYVFGPFYGAVYSYLGLMGVSISFYWLIGMLPKFHIKLARVKDKMFNGRERINVWQLLIFRIMPFMHFHALSFYVMEETENYKQYVRKSAIINSSPAIIYTAFGGLIHQLPLSGVLIMVIFLLVLIFLMRTKHQDGSFQSNGKFL
- a CDS encoding DUF1294 domain-containing protein, which gives rise to MSIYFGIITIVGFIVMGVDKTRAKTRARRISERNLWIIGLIGGSLGVYIGMYTYRHKTLKRSFSIGVPILIFIQAALGLFIYDAL
- the rplT gene encoding 50S ribosomal protein L20, with the protein product MPRVKGGYVARRRRKKVLKLAKGYYGSKHTLFKSAQGQVMKSLQYAYRDRRQKKRDFRKLWITRINAAARINGLSYSRLMHGLKLAEINVNRKMLADLAVNDEKAFAQLAEQAKSSLNN
- the rpmI gene encoding 50S ribosomal protein L35 — translated: MPKMKTHRGAAKRFKKTGSGKLKRSHAFTSHMFRNKSQKQKRKLRKSAIVHSGDFKRIGQMLTYKKK
- the infC gene encoding translation initiation factor IF-3 — translated: MLVNEGIRAREVRLVGANGDQIGVKSKHEALEMAQKVNLDLVCVAPNAKPPVCRIMDYGKYRYEQQKKEKEARKNQKVITIKEVRLSPTIEDNDFNTKLRNARKFLEKGDKVKASIRFRGRAITHSQIGREVLERLAKECEDIATIEARPKMEGRSMFLVMAPKAEK